The following proteins are encoded in a genomic region of Ptychodera flava strain L36383 chromosome 23 unlocalized genomic scaffold, AS_Pfla_20210202 Scaffold_24__1_contigs__length_23054250_pilon, whole genome shotgun sequence:
- the LOC139124603 gene encoding uncharacterized protein, with translation MWNVEGTRIKRLTTDLLQILHQSDSRSLTEAVRPIVIGYWSDNLVKNNMVKIPSSIAKQIHSVWLCKQPTLNRDGGVVINAVQKPMELREFFINIFTFLRQWVLAVAQDQQ, from the exons ATGTGGAACGTAGAAGGAACAAGAATCAAAAGATTGACAACTGATCTTTTACAAATCCTTCATCAG TCAGATTCGAGATCCCTTACTGAGGCAGTGCGTCCCATTGTCATTGGATACTGGTCTGACAACCTGGTGAAAAACAACATGGTGAAAATACCATCCTCCATTGCAAAGcaaatacacagtgtgtggctaTGCAAACAGCCAACACTGAACAGAGATGGTGGTGTTGTCATCAATGCAGTGCAAAAACCCATGGAATTGAGGGagtttttcatcaatatatttactttcctAAGGCAGTGGGTCCTTGCTGTGGCACAG GATCAGCAGTGA